One genomic segment of Zymoseptoria tritici IPO323 chromosome 5, whole genome shotgun sequence includes these proteins:
- a CDS encoding uncharacterized protein (probable oxidoreductase ADHosyase superfam) has translation MAPVSTLSFTLALITGGAGGLGRAMAESLIAQGKSVIIAGRTESTLKQTAREIGAKDYFVIDVSDISSIKAFVTDITTKYPDLDCVINNAGVQRPFQILGPDYDFDLTKADQEIDTNIRAPLHLCVQLVPHLNSRPNGGVIMNISSILGYNPTSLINPVYNGSKAWVAFFTTNLRSQLKQAGSNIKVVEIVPPSVETALHRERQDPDDNKRAKGNQSALTIEEFMKDVELGWREDRDRVSAGPGKELVEMW, from the coding sequence ATGGCACCAGTTTCCACCCTCTCCTTCACCCTCGCCCTCATAACCGGCGGCGCCGGCGGTCTCGGCCGCGCAATGGCCGAGTCCCTCATCGCGCAAGGGAAATCCGTCATCATCGCCGGCCGCACCGAGTCCACTCTCAAACAAACCGCCCGCGAAATCGGAGCGAAAGATTACTTCGTCATTGACGTCAGCGACATTTCTTCCATCAAGGCCTTTGTCACGGACATCACGACGAAGTACCCGGATCTTGACTGCGTGATCAACAACGCGGGCGTCCAGCGTCCTTTCCAGATTCTGGGGCCGGACTATGACTTTGACTTGACGAAAGCGGATCAGGAAATCGATACGAATATCCGCGCGCCGTTGCATTTGTGCGTGCAGCTGGTGCCGCACTTGAACTCGCGGCCGAATGGAGGGGTGATTATGAACATCTCCTCCATTCTCGGCTATAACCCTACGAGCTTGATTAACCCGGTGTACAACGGAAGTAAAGCTTGGGTGGCGTTCTTCACCACCAACTTACGATCCCAGTTGAAGCAAGCCGGGAGTAACATCAAGGTCGTCGAGATTGTGCCGCCGAGCGTGGAGACGGCGTTGCATAGAGAGCGACAAGACCCCGACGATAATAAAAGGGCGAAGGGGAATCAGTCGGCATTGACCATTGAGGAGTTTATGAAGGATGTTGAGCTGGGGTGGAGGGAG